The proteins below come from a single Desulfurobacterium indicum genomic window:
- the secY gene encoding preprotein translocase subunit SecY, translating to MNLSKIFANVFEVPELKKRLLFTFALLAVFRLGAHIPTPGINVAALSEFFQRAQGTMFGFMDAFSGGALSKLTIFALGVMPYISASIIMQLFTVAFPSLEKLAKEEGEYGRKKINQYTRYGSVALAFIQALGIAIGLQGMKSPSGIPVVPNPGFTFIFVCVTTLVAGSTFLMWLGEKITEHGVGEGMSLLIFAGIVSRIPSSVINVITQFKGGELSLFKLVGIILIILTMTALVIYVEMAERRVPLQYAKRSAPQVGGTYTSFLPIKLNPANVIPIIFAASIMMFPATITKFIHTAWAQKIAHILMPGTPTYLIIYGVLIFFFTYFYTAVIFNPEEIADNLNKAGGFIPGIRAGKDTVEYLDRIVSRLTFAGAVFLTTIAIVPLIIMQRMHFPFYFGGTALLIVVGVALDTLRRIEAFALNVSYEGFLGKRKRRKRTGFGGVR from the coding sequence AAGAAAAGGCTTCTGTTTACATTTGCGCTCCTTGCCGTTTTCAGGCTGGGAGCGCATATACCTACACCGGGTATCAACGTTGCGGCACTCTCTGAATTTTTCCAGAGAGCGCAAGGAACTATGTTCGGTTTTATGGATGCCTTTTCTGGTGGTGCTCTTTCAAAGCTGACAATTTTTGCTCTTGGCGTTATGCCTTATATCAGCGCTTCCATTATAATGCAGCTTTTTACTGTTGCATTTCCTTCCCTTGAAAAGCTGGCAAAGGAAGAAGGTGAATACGGAAGAAAAAAGATTAATCAATATACCAGATATGGGTCTGTTGCCCTTGCATTTATCCAGGCTCTCGGTATAGCTATTGGACTTCAAGGTATGAAAAGTCCTTCAGGCATACCTGTTGTGCCAAATCCAGGTTTCACATTCATCTTTGTTTGTGTTACCACTTTGGTTGCCGGTTCAACCTTCCTTATGTGGCTTGGCGAGAAGATAACGGAACACGGTGTTGGTGAAGGGATGTCACTACTTATCTTTGCAGGTATTGTCAGCAGGATACCTTCATCAGTTATTAACGTAATTACTCAATTTAAAGGTGGAGAGCTTTCCCTTTTTAAATTAGTAGGAATTATTCTTATTATTCTTACAATGACTGCTCTTGTAATATATGTTGAAATGGCAGAAAGAAGGGTTCCCCTTCAGTATGCAAAACGTTCTGCTCCTCAGGTTGGCGGAACTTACACCAGTTTTTTACCTATAAAGCTTAATCCTGCTAACGTTATTCCTATTATCTTTGCGGCATCAATTATGATGTTTCCAGCAACGATAACAAAGTTTATCCATACTGCATGGGCTCAGAAGATAGCTCATATTCTTATGCCAGGGACACCAACTTATTTAATTATTTATGGTGTACTTATCTTCTTTTTTACCTACTTTTACACTGCCGTTATCTTTAATCCTGAAGAGATTGCAGATAACCTTAATAAGGCTGGTGGTTTTATTCCAGGGATTAGGGCCGGTAAAGATACGGTTGAATACCTTGACAGGATCGTTTCAAGGTTGACCTTTGCAGGTGCCGTTTTCCTTACGACGATTGCTATTGTTCCTCTCATAATTATGCAGAGAATGCACTTCCCGTTTTACTTTGGAGGAACAGCTCTTCTGATCGTTGTTGGTGTTGCCCTTGATACGTTGAGAAGGATAGAGGCTTTTGCCCTTAATGTTTCTTACGAAGGATTCTTAGGAAAGAGGAAGAGACGCAAGAGAACTGGATTTGGGGGAGTAAGATGA
- a CDS encoding adenylate kinase, whose translation MIKVIFLGPPGAGKGTQAVRIAEKYDVPHIATGDILRAAVKEGTELGKLAKSYMDKGELVPDDVIIGIIRERLSQDDVKKNGFILDGFPRTLPQAEALDELLKEIGMELDKVIYLNVEDEEIVKRLLARGRADDREDVIRNRLEVYRKQTAPLIDYYTSKGLLAEINGVGDINEITQKIEKAIGVNG comes from the coding sequence ATGATAAAAGTTATATTCCTGGGACCTCCGGGAGCCGGTAAAGGGACTCAGGCTGTGAGAATAGCAGAAAAGTACGACGTTCCTCACATTGCTACTGGTGATATCCTTAGGGCGGCTGTTAAAGAGGGAACAGAACTTGGAAAGCTTGCAAAGTCTTACATGGACAAGGGAGAGCTTGTTCCAGACGATGTAATTATAGGGATTATAAGAGAGAGATTATCTCAGGATGATGTAAAGAAGAATGGTTTCATCCTTGATGGATTTCCAAGGACGCTTCCTCAGGCTGAAGCTCTTGACGAACTTTTAAAAGAGATAGGAATGGAACTTGATAAGGTTATCTACCTTAACGTTGAAGATGAAGAGATAGTTAAAAGACTCCTTGCAAGGGGAAGAGCAGACGATAGAGAAGATGTTATCCGCAATAGGCTTGAGGTTTACAGGAAACAGACAGCACCTCTTATCGATTACTACACCAGCAAAGGTCTTTTGGCAGAGATAAACGGTGTTGGTGATATTAATGAAATCACACAGAAGATAGAAAAGGCAATAGGTGTAAATGGTTAA
- the map gene encoding type I methionyl aminopeptidase, whose translation MVKRFKSKIILKSPEDIAKLRNAAALTMEILLKIGEEIKAGISALDIDKLAKSYCKEYGVKPAFLGYAGFPGAICVSVNEEVVHGLPTKKKVFKEGDIVSLDFGVIKDGFYGDVAITFPVGKIAENAEKLLKVTRESLYKGIEQALPGNKLIDISRAVQRYVEGHGFSVVRDYAGHGLGRSLHEDPQITNYVYKGYPDITLEPGMTFAIEPMVNEGTYKVKVKRDKWTVVTKDGKLSAHFEHDIAITENGYIILSEI comes from the coding sequence ATGGTTAAAAGATTTAAATCTAAAATAATATTGAAAAGTCCCGAAGATATCGCCAAACTGAGAAATGCGGCGGCTTTGACCATGGAGATTCTCCTTAAAATAGGAGAAGAGATAAAGGCGGGAATATCAGCCCTTGATATAGATAAGCTTGCCAAAAGTTATTGTAAGGAATACGGTGTAAAACCGGCCTTTTTAGGATATGCAGGTTTTCCGGGAGCCATCTGTGTTTCTGTGAATGAAGAGGTTGTTCATGGTCTCCCGACGAAAAAGAAAGTGTTTAAAGAAGGAGACATCGTTAGCCTTGATTTTGGCGTTATAAAAGATGGATTCTACGGTGATGTTGCCATTACTTTTCCAGTTGGGAAAATTGCGGAAAATGCTGAAAAACTCCTGAAAGTGACCAGAGAGTCTCTATATAAAGGTATAGAACAGGCATTACCGGGAAATAAGCTTATAGATATCTCCAGAGCAGTTCAAAGATACGTTGAAGGGCACGGTTTTTCAGTTGTGAGAGATTATGCAGGCCACGGTCTTGGGAGATCTCTACATGAGGATCCTCAGATAACAAATTACGTTTACAAGGGGTATCCCGATATTACTCTTGAACCGGGTATGACCTTTGCCATAGAGCCGATGGTGAATGAAGGAACTTATAAAGTTAAAGTTAAAAGAGATAAGTGGACGGTTGTTACAAAAGATGGTAAACTATCTGCTCACTTTGAGCATGATATTGCCATTACAGAAAATGGATATATAATTCTATCGGAAATTTAA
- the infA gene encoding translation initiation factor IF-1 — MAKEKGIQVEGKVVEALPNAYFKVELDNGHQVLAHASGKMRVHFIRILPGDRVVVELSPYDLTRGRIIFRKG; from the coding sequence ATGGCAAAAGAGAAGGGTATTCAGGTAGAGGGAAAGGTTGTTGAAGCTCTCCCTAACGCTTACTTTAAGGTGGAACTTGACAACGGACATCAAGTTCTTGCTCATGCATCGGGAAAGATGAGAGTTCACTTTATTAGAATACTGCCAGGCGACCGTGTGGTTGTCGAGCTTAGCCCCTATGATCTTACGAGAGGAAGAATCATTTTCAGGAAAGGATAA
- the rpmJ gene encoding 50S ribosomal protein L36: MKVRPSVKKICPKCKIIKRKGVVRVICENPKHKQRQGK, translated from the coding sequence ATGAAAGTAAGACCATCTGTGAAGAAGATCTGCCCGAAGTGCAAGATCATCAAGAGAAAAGGTGTTGTAAGGGTTATATGTGAAAACCCAAAACACAAGCAGAGACAGGGTAAGTAA
- the rpsM gene encoding 30S ribosomal protein S13: protein MARIAGVDIPDNKKVPYSLAYIYGIGIKTGFKICQEAGIDPEKRVKDLTEEEIAKIRKIIENEYKVEGDLRKEIAMNIRRLVDIGCYRGIRHRLGLPVRGQRTRTNARTRKGPKKTVAGKKKATKK from the coding sequence ATGGCAAGGATAGCAGGTGTTGACATTCCTGACAACAAGAAAGTTCCCTATTCACTTGCTTACATCTACGGAATAGGTATAAAAACAGGTTTTAAGATCTGCCAGGAAGCAGGTATAGATCCTGAGAAAAGAGTAAAAGACCTTACAGAAGAAGAGATAGCAAAGATAAGAAAGATCATCGAAAACGAATATAAGGTTGAAGGTGATCTCAGAAAAGAAATTGCAATGAACATCAGGAGACTCGTAGATATTGGATGCTACAGAGGAATTAGACACAGACTCGGTCTTCCAGTGAGAGGTCAGAGAACAAGAACTAATGCCAGAACGAGAAAAGGTCCTAAGAAGACGGTAGCCGGTAAGAAGAAGGCTACTAAGAAGTAA
- the rpsK gene encoding 30S ribosomal protein S11 codes for MARGKRRGGAKKKAKRTVGYAIAHIQTTFNNTIITFTDKEGNVLTWASGGTVGFKGTRKSTPYAAQLAAEKAAKKAISDYGVKDVEIWIKGNGGGRETAIKAIAATGLNVKVIKDVTPIPHDGCRPPKRRRV; via the coding sequence ATGGCAAGAGGCAAGAGAAGAGGTGGTGCCAAGAAAAAGGCGAAAAGAACCGTTGGTTATGCAATAGCACATATTCAGACAACGTTTAACAATACAATTATTACCTTTACCGATAAAGAAGGGAACGTTCTTACATGGGCAAGCGGTGGAACGGTTGGATTTAAAGGTACGAGAAAGAGTACGCCTTACGCCGCTCAGCTCGCTGCCGAAAAGGCTGCTAAAAAAGCTATTTCAGATTATGGTGTTAAGGACGTTGAAATCTGGATTAAAGGAAACGGTGGTGGCAGAGAGACTGCTATAAAAGCAATAGCAGCTACAGGTTTAAACGTGAAAGTGATTAAGGATGTTACTCCTATTCCTCATGATGGTTGCAGACCACCTAAGAGAAGAAGAGTTTAA
- the rpsD gene encoding 30S ribosomal protein S4 has product MGRYTGPKWRIARRLGVNIYVGEEKSQKGKAITDRRPYPPGQHGKSRRKISYYGRQLMEKQKVKYYYGIREEQFRRFYEMAERMKGQTGENLLKLLESRLDNVVYRLGFGKSHRHARQLVVHGHILVNGKKVNRPSFLVKPGDVIEVREKSRNIPDIISGIELAQQRGIPSWLELDAENFKGIVKAEPTREEIEIPIAENLIVELYSK; this is encoded by the coding sequence ATGGGTAGATATACAGGACCAAAATGGCGTATAGCTCGCCGTTTAGGCGTTAATATTTATGTTGGTGAAGAAAAATCTCAGAAAGGGAAGGCTATTACAGATAGAAGACCTTATCCTCCGGGACAGCACGGTAAAAGCAGGAGAAAGATTTCCTACTACGGCCGTCAGCTTATGGAAAAGCAAAAGGTTAAGTATTACTATGGCATTAGAGAAGAACAGTTCAGACGATTCTACGAAATGGCCGAAAGAATGAAAGGTCAAACAGGTGAAAACCTTCTTAAACTTCTTGAGAGCAGACTTGACAATGTAGTTTACAGGCTTGGTTTCGGTAAATCTCACAGACATGCAAGACAGCTTGTTGTTCACGGCCATATTCTTGTAAACGGCAAGAAGGTTAACAGACCATCTTTCCTTGTTAAGCCGGGAGATGTAATAGAAGTAAGAGAGAAGAGCAGAAACATTCCTGACATTATTTCAGGAATTGAGCTTGCTCAGCAGAGAGGCATTCCTTCATGGCTTGAGCTTGATGCCGAAAACTTTAAAGGTATTGTTAAGGCAGAGCCTACAAGAGAAGAGATTGAGATTCCAATCGCTGAGAACCTTATCGTTGAGCTCTACTCTAAGTAA
- a CDS encoding DNA-directed RNA polymerase subunit alpha: MIEFIKPETFRWEEHTDTYGRFVVEPLEKGYGITVGNALRRVLLSSIEGAAPTAVKFEGAWHEFTTLPGVVEDLTEIVLNIKELRFALYGDGPVFIELRKKGPGKVLASDFELPSQVKLLTPDKEIATLDNENSEIEMHLRIDKGKGFVLSEEIQEIFDITTLGWIALDADFSPVRKVAFRVEDTRVGRRTDYNKLVMEIWTDGGVTPKEALAKACSILIEHFSSVMANLTESSPETAVIEVEKEEEPADTKLSMTLEEAGLKSRALRALKEAGIETIGDLVNLTEADLKKVKGLGNKSIAQVKEVLSSLGLELGGKE, translated from the coding sequence ATGATTGAATTTATCAAGCCGGAAACATTCCGCTGGGAGGAGCACACCGACACCTACGGTAGGTTTGTCGTTGAGCCTCTGGAAAAAGGATACGGTATTACTGTCGGAAACGCACTGAGAAGAGTTCTTCTTTCCTCCATAGAAGGTGCTGCTCCAACGGCTGTTAAGTTTGAAGGAGCATGGCACGAATTTACAACACTTCCCGGTGTGGTGGAAGATTTAACGGAAATCGTTCTTAACATAAAAGAGTTAAGGTTTGCCCTTTACGGTGATGGTCCTGTATTTATTGAACTTAGAAAAAAAGGTCCCGGTAAGGTGCTCGCCTCCGATTTTGAGCTTCCTTCTCAGGTTAAGCTTCTTACGCCTGACAAGGAAATAGCAACTCTTGACAATGAAAATTCTGAAATAGAGATGCACCTTCGTATAGATAAAGGCAAGGGGTTTGTTCTTTCTGAAGAGATTCAGGAAATATTTGACATAACAACTCTCGGATGGATAGCCCTCGATGCTGATTTTTCACCTGTTAGAAAAGTTGCCTTCAGGGTTGAAGATACGAGGGTAGGAAGAAGAACTGACTATAACAAGCTTGTTATGGAAATATGGACTGACGGCGGCGTAACGCCGAAGGAGGCTCTGGCTAAGGCGTGTTCAATCCTTATAGAGCACTTCTCTTCCGTTATGGCAAATCTTACAGAATCTTCCCCGGAAACGGCTGTTATTGAAGTTGAAAAAGAGGAAGAGCCTGCTGATACAAAACTTTCTATGACTCTTGAGGAAGCCGGTTTAAAATCAAGAGCTCTAAGAGCGTTAAAAGAAGCCGGTATTGAAACGATAGGAGATCTCGTTAACTTAACAGAAGCTGACCTTAAAAAGGTGAAGGGTCTTGGGAACAAGTCCATAGCACAGGTGAAGGAGGTTCTTTCCTCGTTAGGACTTGAACTTGGAGGTAAAGAATGA
- the rplQ gene encoding 50S ribosomal protein L17 gives MRHRIKRKKLGRPTEHRVMMLRNLVTDLMEHGKVVTTVARAKELRRLADKVITKAKDEDKVKALREVLTVVTKKDVAFKVVNEIAPKYADRNGGYTRLLHYDYRKGDAAPTAIVMLVEAGEERE, from the coding sequence ATGAGACATAGAATAAAGAGGAAAAAACTTGGCAGACCTACAGAGCACAGAGTTATGATGCTCAGGAACCTTGTTACTGACCTTATGGAACACGGTAAGGTTGTTACAACAGTTGCAAGGGCAAAAGAACTTAGAAGGCTTGCTGATAAGGTTATTACAAAGGCCAAGGATGAAGATAAAGTTAAGGCTCTAAGAGAAGTTTTAACAGTAGTTACCAAAAAAGATGTTGCATTTAAGGTTGTTAACGAAATAGCACCTAAATATGCAGATAGAAATGGTGGTTACACAAGGTTACTTCACTACGACTACAGAAAAGGTGATGCTGCACCAACGGCTATTGTTATGCTTGTTGAAGCAGGAGAAGAACGAGAATAA